A genomic window from Streptomyces sp. NBC_01429 includes:
- the hpnC gene encoding squalene synthase HpnC, giving the protein MTGTPRVGPGGSARATLDKATEENFPVAPFFLPRAWRDDLMAVYGYARLVDDIGDGDLAPGGADARHLGVDPASADDRTAMLDAFEADLRRVFDPAGPAPAHPLLRGVIPTVRRRSLTPGPFLGLIEANRQDQLVRRYETYDDLLAYCELSANPVGRLVLGITGTASPERIRRSDAVCTALQIVEHLQDVTEDLGRDRVYLPAEDMKRFHVTEADLAAPSAGASVRALIAFEAERARLLLDEGTPLVGSVHGRLRLLLAGFVAGGRAALVSIAAAGHDVLPGPPKPTKPRLLREVGAVLRRAHREG; this is encoded by the coding sequence GTGACGGGCACCCCACGGGTGGGCCCCGGCGGCTCCGCGCGCGCCACCCTCGACAAGGCCACGGAGGAGAACTTCCCCGTGGCACCGTTCTTCCTGCCGCGCGCCTGGCGCGACGACCTGATGGCCGTGTACGGCTACGCGCGGCTGGTGGACGACATCGGCGACGGCGATCTGGCCCCCGGCGGCGCGGACGCCCGCCACCTCGGTGTGGACCCCGCCTCCGCCGACGACCGGACCGCGATGCTCGACGCCTTCGAGGCCGACCTGCGGCGCGTCTTCGATCCGGCGGGCCCGGCCCCCGCGCATCCGCTGCTGCGCGGCGTGATCCCGACCGTCCGGCGCCGCTCGCTCACCCCCGGGCCGTTCCTCGGTCTGATCGAGGCCAACCGGCAGGACCAGTTGGTGCGGCGCTACGAGACCTACGACGACCTGCTCGCGTACTGCGAGCTGTCCGCCAACCCGGTCGGCCGCCTCGTCCTCGGGATCACCGGCACCGCGAGCCCCGAGCGGATCCGGCGCTCCGACGCCGTGTGCACGGCGCTCCAGATCGTCGAGCACCTCCAGGACGTGACCGAGGACCTCGGCCGCGACCGGGTCTATCTGCCCGCCGAGGACATGAAGCGCTTCCACGTCACTGAAGCGGATCTGGCCGCGCCGAGCGCCGGCGCCTCGGTGCGCGCCCTGATCGCCTTCGAGGCGGAACGCGCGCGGCTGCTGCTGGACGAGGGCACCCCGCTGGTGGGCAGCGTCCACGGCAGGCTCAGGCTGCTGCTCGCCGGATTCGTGGCCGGAGGGCGCGCCGCCCTCGTTTCGATCGCGGCCGCCGGGCACGATGTGCTCCCCGGGCCGCCCAAACCCACCAAGCCGCGTCTGCTGCGCGAAGTGGGAGCCGTCCTGCGACGTGCGCACAGAGAGGGGTGA
- a CDS encoding ABC transporter ATP-binding protein, with protein sequence MAEEKNQGRIPTVIADDVHIVYRVNTGGSARGSATAALSRILRRDKGESRGVRKVHAVRGVTFTAYRGEAIGLIGTNGSGKSTLLRAIAGLLPAESGKVYTDGQPSLLGVNAALMNDLTGERNVILGGLAMGMTREQIRDRYQSIVDFSGINEKGDFITLPMRTYSSGMAARLRFSIAAAKDHDVLMIDEALATGDRRFQIRSERRIRELRKEAGTVFLVSHSNKSIRDTCDRVLWLEKGELLMDGPTDEVLKAYEKETGK encoded by the coding sequence GTGGCTGAGGAGAAGAACCAGGGACGGATCCCCACCGTCATCGCCGACGACGTGCACATCGTGTACCGCGTCAACACCGGGGGCAGCGCCAGAGGCAGCGCCACCGCGGCCCTGAGCCGCATACTCCGGCGCGACAAGGGGGAGTCGCGCGGGGTCCGCAAGGTGCACGCCGTGCGGGGGGTCACCTTCACCGCGTACCGCGGCGAGGCGATCGGCCTGATCGGCACCAACGGCTCCGGCAAGTCGACCCTGCTGCGTGCCATCGCGGGTCTGCTCCCCGCCGAGAGCGGCAAGGTCTACACCGACGGCCAGCCGTCCCTGCTCGGGGTCAACGCCGCCCTGATGAACGATCTGACCGGTGAACGCAACGTCATCCTCGGCGGCCTCGCCATGGGCATGACCCGCGAACAGATCAGGGACCGCTACCAGTCGATCGTCGACTTCTCCGGCATCAACGAGAAGGGCGACTTCATCACGCTGCCGATGCGCACCTACTCCTCGGGCATGGCCGCCCGGCTCCGGTTCTCCATCGCCGCCGCCAAGGACCACGACGTCCTGATGATCGACGAGGCGCTGGCCACCGGTGACCGCCGGTTCCAGATCCGCTCGGAGCGGCGGATCAGGGAACTGCGCAAGGAGGCGGGCACCGTATTCCTGGTCAGTCACAGCAACAAGTCGATCAGGGACACCTGCGACCGGGTGCTGTGGCTGGAGAAGGGCGAGCTGCTGATGGACGGACCCACCGACGAGGTGCTCAAGGCGTACGAGAAGGAGACCGGCAAGTAG
- a CDS encoding ABC transporter permease, which translates to MSDTTQEGAIAVSAPPSPDDGLSSADLAAKYGLAVSGARPGLRDYIRQLWGRRHFILAFSQAKLTAQYSQAKLGQLWQVATPLLNALVYYLIFGLILGTRKGFSQEVFIPFLVTGVFVFTFTQNSVMAGVRAISGNLGLVRALHFPRASLPISFSLQQLQQLMYSMIVLVVVAVGFGSYPRLSWLLVVPALALQFVFNTGLALIMARLGSKTPDLAQLMPFILRTWMYSSGVMFSIPVMLEKKPAWIADVLQYNPAAIYMDLVRYALIDGYSSSNLPAHVWLVALAWSVLLGVAGFVYFWKAEERYGRG; encoded by the coding sequence GTGAGTGACACAACCCAAGAGGGTGCGATCGCTGTGAGCGCCCCCCCTTCGCCCGACGACGGTCTGTCCTCGGCCGATCTCGCCGCCAAGTACGGGCTGGCGGTGAGCGGTGCCCGGCCAGGACTGCGGGACTACATCCGGCAGCTGTGGGGCCGGCGCCATTTCATCCTGGCCTTCTCCCAGGCGAAGCTCACGGCCCAGTACAGCCAGGCGAAGCTGGGCCAGCTGTGGCAGGTGGCGACGCCGCTGCTGAACGCCCTTGTCTACTACTTGATCTTCGGCCTGATCCTCGGGACCAGGAAGGGCTTCAGCCAGGAAGTATTCATCCCCTTCCTGGTCACCGGCGTCTTCGTCTTCACCTTCACCCAGAACTCGGTGATGGCCGGGGTCCGGGCGATCTCCGGCAACCTGGGCCTGGTGCGGGCGCTGCACTTCCCCCGGGCCTCCCTGCCGATCTCCTTCTCGCTCCAGCAGCTCCAGCAGCTGATGTACTCCATGATCGTCCTGGTCGTCGTGGCCGTCGGCTTCGGCAGCTATCCCCGGCTGAGCTGGCTGCTGGTGGTGCCCGCGCTGGCCCTCCAGTTCGTCTTCAACACCGGGCTCGCGCTGATCATGGCCAGGCTGGGCAGCAAGACGCCCGACCTGGCCCAGCTGATGCCGTTCATCCTGCGTACCTGGATGTACTCGTCCGGGGTGATGTTCTCCATCCCGGTCATGCTGGAGAAGAAGCCCGCCTGGATCGCCGACGTCCTTCAGTACAACCCGGCCGCGATCTACATGGATCTCGTCCGGTACGCGCTGATCGACGGCTACAGCTCATCGAACCTGCCCGCGCACGTCTGGCTGGTGGCGCTGGCGTGGTCGGTGCTGCTGGGCGTCGCCGGCTTCGTGTACTTCTGGAAGGCTGAGGAGCGGTACGGCCGTGGCTGA
- a CDS encoding glycosyltransferase family 2 protein, giving the protein MRLGAVIITMGDRPGDLRALLDSVARQDGDPIETVVVGNGAPVGAVPAGVRTVELPENLGIPGGRNVGIEAFGAAGSDADVLLFLDDDGLLDRTDTAELIRKAFTADPALGIVSFRIADPETGITQRRHVPRLRASDPLRSSRVTTFLGGANAVRTKVIEEVGPLPGDFFYAHEETDLAWRAVDAGWMIDYRADMVLLHPTMPPSRHAVYHRMVARNRVWLARRNLPAPLVPGYLGVWLLLTLVRRPSVPALKAWFAGFREGWATPCGPRRPMKWRTVWRLTRLGRPPVI; this is encoded by the coding sequence ATGCGGCTCGGCGCGGTGATCATCACCATGGGTGACCGACCCGGTGATCTGCGCGCGCTGCTCGACTCGGTCGCCCGGCAGGACGGCGACCCCATCGAGACCGTCGTGGTCGGCAACGGCGCCCCCGTGGGCGCCGTTCCGGCCGGGGTGCGGACCGTCGAGCTGCCGGAGAACCTCGGTATCCCGGGCGGCCGCAACGTCGGCATCGAGGCGTTCGGCGCGGCCGGTTCCGACGCGGACGTCCTCCTCTTCCTCGACGACGACGGGCTGCTGGACCGCACCGACACCGCCGAGCTGATCCGGAAGGCGTTCACCGCCGATCCCGCCCTGGGCATCGTCAGCTTCCGGATCGCCGACCCGGAGACCGGAATCACCCAGCGCCGCCACGTCCCCCGGCTGCGCGCCTCCGACCCGCTGCGCTCGTCGCGGGTGACGACCTTCCTCGGCGGGGCCAACGCCGTACGGACGAAGGTCATCGAGGAGGTCGGCCCGCTCCCCGGCGACTTCTTCTACGCGCACGAGGAGACCGACCTCGCCTGGCGGGCCGTGGACGCCGGCTGGATGATCGACTACCGCGCCGACATGGTGCTCCTCCACCCGACCATGCCGCCGTCGAGGCACGCGGTCTACCACCGCATGGTCGCCCGTAACCGGGTGTGGCTGGCCCGTCGCAATCTGCCCGCGCCTCTCGTTCCCGGCTATCTCGGTGTGTGGCTCCTGCTCACTCTGGTCAGACGTCCCTCCGTGCCGGCGCTCAAGGCATGGTTCGCCGGGTTCCGGGAAGGCTGGGCCACGCCGTGCGGCCCGCGCCGTCCCATGAAGTGGCGTACGGTGTGGCGGCTGACCCGGTTGGGCCGACCGCCCGTCATCTGA
- a CDS encoding CDP-alcohol phosphatidyltransferase family protein, whose amino-acid sequence MPRPSVAELRPVVHPAGVKDRRSGEHWAGRMYMREISLRVDRYLVNTRVTPNQLTYVMTVAGALAAPALLVPGITGPLLAVLAVQLYLLLDCVDGEIARWKKQYSMTGVYLDRVAAYLCDAAVLVGFGLRGADLWGTGRTDWLWAFLGTLAALGAILVKAETDLVGVARHQQGLAPVKESASEPRSSGMALARRAAGALKFHRLILGIEASLLILLLAILDSARGDLYFSRLGIAVLAGIAILQTLLHLVSILASSRLK is encoded by the coding sequence ATGCCTCGACCCTCAGTAGCTGAACTCCGCCCGGTCGTCCACCCGGCAGGAGTGAAGGACCGGCGCAGTGGTGAGCACTGGGCCGGACGTATGTACATGCGGGAAATCTCGCTGCGCGTCGACCGGTACCTGGTGAACACACGGGTCACGCCCAACCAGCTGACGTACGTGATGACCGTCGCCGGTGCCCTCGCCGCCCCCGCCCTCCTGGTGCCGGGCATCACGGGCCCGCTGCTCGCCGTGCTGGCGGTCCAGCTCTATCTGCTGCTGGACTGCGTCGACGGGGAGATCGCCCGCTGGAAGAAGCAGTACTCGATGACCGGGGTGTACCTGGACCGGGTCGCCGCCTATCTGTGCGACGCCGCCGTTCTGGTCGGCTTCGGGCTGCGGGGCGCCGACCTGTGGGGCACCGGCCGGACCGACTGGCTGTGGGCCTTCCTCGGTACGCTCGCCGCCCTCGGCGCCATCCTGGTCAAGGCCGAGACCGACCTGGTCGGCGTCGCCCGTCATCAGCAAGGGCTTGCCCCGGTCAAGGAGTCGGCCTCCGAGCCGCGCTCGTCCGGTATGGCGCTGGCTCGCAGGGCCGCCGGGGCGCTCAAGTTCCACCGGCTCATCCTCGGTATCGAGGCGTCCCTGCTGATCCTTCTCCTGGCGATCCTGGACTCGGCCAGGGGAGACCTGTACTTCAGCCGCCTCGGCATCGCCGTCCTCGCCGGGATCGCGATCCTCCAGACGCTCCTGCACCTGGTCTCCATCCTGGCGTCCAGCAGGCTGAAGTGA
- a CDS encoding iron-containing alcohol dehydrogenase family protein — protein MPVLTRLIPSPVVVDIRPGAMDDLAGLLADQRISGSGRLAIAISGGSGLALREQLGPLLPDADWFPVGDGTIDSAVKLADDIKGKRYDAVVGLGGGKIIDVAKYAAARVGLPMVAVATNLSHDGICSPVSILDNDNGRGSYGVPTPIAMVVDLDVIRDAPPRFVRSGIGDAVSNISAIADWELSHQINGESVDGLAAAMARTAGEAVLRHPGGVGDDEFLTVLAEALVLSGIAMSISGDTRPSSGACHEISHAFDLLHPKRAALHGEQVGLGAAFAMHLRGAHRESRLFTEVLRRHGLPVLPEEIGFTVDEFVRAVAYAPQTRPGRFTILEHLDLSTDQIRDAYADYASTLSS, from the coding sequence GTGCCAGTACTGACCCGGCTCATCCCCTCGCCGGTCGTCGTGGACATCAGGCCCGGCGCCATGGACGATCTCGCCGGTCTCCTCGCGGACCAGCGGATCTCCGGCTCGGGCAGGCTGGCCATCGCCATCAGCGGCGGCTCGGGCCTGGCCCTGCGCGAGCAGCTCGGCCCGCTGCTGCCCGACGCCGACTGGTTCCCGGTCGGCGACGGCACGATCGACTCGGCGGTCAAGCTCGCCGACGACATCAAGGGCAAGCGGTACGACGCGGTGGTGGGCCTCGGCGGCGGCAAGATCATCGACGTGGCGAAGTACGCGGCGGCCCGGGTCGGACTGCCGATGGTGGCCGTCGCCACCAACCTCTCGCACGACGGCATCTGCTCGCCCGTCTCGATCCTCGACAACGACAACGGCCGGGGCTCCTACGGCGTCCCCACCCCGATCGCCATGGTGGTCGACCTCGATGTCATCCGGGACGCGCCGCCCCGCTTCGTGCGCTCCGGGATCGGGGACGCCGTCTCCAACATCTCCGCCATCGCGGACTGGGAGCTGTCCCACCAGATCAACGGCGAATCCGTCGACGGCCTCGCCGCCGCCATGGCCCGTACCGCCGGCGAAGCCGTCCTGCGCCACCCCGGCGGGGTCGGCGACGACGAGTTCCTCACCGTTCTCGCCGAGGCGCTGGTCCTCTCCGGCATCGCCATGTCGATCAGCGGCGACACCCGGCCCTCGTCCGGCGCCTGCCACGAGATCAGCCACGCCTTCGACCTGCTCCACCCCAAGCGCGCCGCGCTCCACGGCGAGCAGGTCGGCCTCGGCGCGGCCTTCGCCATGCATCTGCGCGGCGCCCACCGGGAGTCGCGGCTCTTCACCGAAGTGCTGCGGCGCCACGGGCTGCCCGTGCTGCCCGAGGAGATCGGCTTCACCGTCGACGAGTTCGTACGGGCCGTCGCCTACGCGCCGCAGACCCGTCCGGGCCGCTTCACCATCCTTGAGCACCTCGACCTGTCCACCGACCAGATCAGGGACGCGTACGCCGACTATGCCTCGACCCTCAGTAGCTGA
- a CDS encoding phosphocholine cytidylyltransferase family protein: MIGLVLAAGAGRRLRPYTDTLPKALVPVDPAGEGTTTVLDLTLGNFAAVGLTEAAIVVGYRKEAVYERKAALERTYGLKLTLIDNDKAEEWNNAYSLWCARDVLARGVILANGDTVHPVSVEKDLLAARGEGRRIILALDTVKHLADEEMKVITDGAGAVTRITKLMDPATATGEYIGVTLIEPEAAADLADALRTTFEKDPDLYYEDGYQELVDRGLTIDVAPIGDIPWVEIDNHADLAKGREIACQY; encoded by the coding sequence ATGATCGGCCTCGTACTCGCCGCCGGTGCAGGACGGCGTCTGCGCCCCTACACCGACACGCTGCCCAAGGCCCTCGTGCCGGTCGACCCGGCGGGGGAGGGCACCACCACCGTCCTCGACCTGACCCTCGGCAACTTCGCCGCGGTCGGGCTGACCGAGGCCGCGATCGTCGTCGGCTACCGCAAGGAAGCCGTGTACGAGCGCAAGGCCGCCCTGGAGCGGACGTACGGCCTGAAGCTCACCCTGATCGACAACGACAAGGCCGAGGAGTGGAACAACGCCTACTCCCTCTGGTGCGCCCGCGACGTCCTCGCCCGCGGGGTCATCCTGGCCAACGGTGACACCGTGCACCCCGTCTCCGTCGAGAAGGACCTGCTCGCCGCGCGCGGCGAGGGCCGCCGGATCATCCTCGCCCTCGACACGGTGAAGCACCTCGCCGACGAGGAGATGAAGGTCATCACGGACGGCGCCGGGGCCGTCACCCGCATCACCAAGCTGATGGACCCGGCCACCGCGACCGGCGAGTACATCGGCGTCACCCTGATCGAGCCCGAGGCCGCCGCCGACCTGGCCGACGCGCTGCGCACCACCTTCGAGAAGGACCCCGACCTCTACTACGAGGACGGCTACCAGGAGCTGGTCGACCGGGGCCTGACCATCGACGTGGCGCCCATCGGCGACATCCCCTGGGTCGAGATCGACAACCACGCCGACCTCGCGAAGGGCCGTGAGATCGCGTGCCAGTACTGA
- a CDS encoding DUF5941 domain-containing protein, with amino-acid sequence MPTAILAGPPVPGSSLEGDLRALGFDVRNAPGAIEARELIASAPAAERVALVDPRFVGHVHALRLALTDPRFPAAAVPGALTAQPEARPALLRALTALADDGTPARTGTAGPHAATATVAAPSRPDTEQLGSAPDFAGPVSPSGLDLADRAALALDADGTPVTRPDLGSLIAAVPANARTREKAAAEVAAVDDEAVRLRSAVKARDGFFTTFCVSPYSRYLARWCARRGLTPNQVTTASLITALIAAACAATGTRGGYVAAGALLIFSFVLDCTDGQLARYSLQYSTMGAWLDATFDRAKEYAYYAGLALGAARGGDDVWALALAAMVLQSCRHFVDFSFNEANADAATAAADGKAVVGTPTSALSSRLDSVGWTVWIRRMIVLPIGERWAMIAVLTALTTPRIVFYALLAGCAFAACYTTAGRVLRSVTRKAVRTDRAADALADLADSGPLAETVARVLRRPARALRGPLPFLTALAGGAAVVCAAAFAHLDSPVLLLGALVYVLTSGFVVARRMGGALDWLIPPVFRAAEYSTVLIFAFRADVPGALPAAFGLVAAVAYHHYDTVYRIRGGAGAPPHWLVRLLGGHEGRTFLVVLAAFLTRGSDFAPVLTLLAVAVALIALTESIRFWVSSGAPAVHDEGETA; translated from the coding sequence CTGCCGACCGCCATCCTCGCCGGTCCTCCGGTACCCGGATCGTCGCTCGAAGGCGATCTGCGGGCGCTGGGTTTCGACGTACGTAACGCGCCGGGCGCCATCGAGGCCCGGGAACTGATCGCCTCGGCCCCCGCCGCCGAGCGGGTCGCCCTGGTCGACCCCCGCTTCGTCGGCCACGTCCACGCCCTGCGGCTGGCGCTGACCGACCCGCGCTTCCCGGCCGCCGCCGTCCCCGGCGCGCTCACCGCCCAGCCCGAGGCGCGCCCCGCGCTGCTGCGCGCCCTGACCGCGCTGGCGGACGACGGGACCCCGGCGCGGACCGGCACGGCCGGGCCGCACGCGGCCACCGCCACCGTCGCCGCGCCCTCCCGCCCGGACACCGAACAGCTCGGCTCCGCACCGGACTTCGCCGGACCGGTGAGCCCCTCCGGTCTGGACCTCGCCGACCGGGCCGCGCTCGCGCTCGACGCCGACGGCACCCCGGTCACCCGGCCCGACCTGGGGTCGCTCATCGCCGCCGTACCGGCCAACGCGCGCACCAGGGAGAAAGCCGCCGCCGAGGTCGCCGCCGTGGACGACGAGGCGGTACGGCTGCGCTCCGCGGTCAAGGCCCGCGACGGCTTCTTCACCACCTTCTGCGTCAGCCCGTACTCCCGTTACCTCGCCCGCTGGTGCGCCCGGCGCGGACTGACCCCCAACCAGGTCACCACCGCCTCGCTGATCACCGCCCTGATCGCGGCGGCCTGCGCGGCCACCGGCACCCGCGGCGGCTACGTCGCCGCCGGCGCGCTGCTGATCTTCTCCTTCGTCCTGGACTGCACCGACGGGCAGCTCGCCCGCTACTCGCTCCAGTACTCCACGATGGGCGCCTGGCTGGACGCCACCTTCGACCGCGCCAAGGAGTACGCCTACTACGCGGGCCTCGCGCTCGGCGCGGCCCGCGGCGGTGACGACGTATGGGCGCTGGCGCTCGCCGCGATGGTCCTCCAGAGCTGCCGGCACTTCGTCGACTTCTCGTTCAACGAGGCCAACGCCGACGCCGCCACCGCGGCGGCCGACGGCAAGGCCGTGGTGGGCACCCCCACCTCCGCCCTCTCCAGCAGGCTCGACAGCGTCGGCTGGACGGTCTGGATACGCCGCATGATCGTGCTGCCGATCGGCGAGCGCTGGGCCATGATCGCCGTCCTCACCGCCCTGACCACGCCCCGGATCGTCTTCTACGCCCTGCTCGCCGGCTGCGCCTTCGCCGCCTGCTACACCACCGCGGGACGGGTCCTGCGCTCGGTGACCCGCAAGGCCGTCCGTACCGACCGCGCCGCCGACGCGCTCGCCGACCTGGCCGACTCAGGACCGCTCGCCGAGACCGTCGCGCGGGTGCTGCGCCGCCCGGCCCGCGCGCTGCGCGGCCCGCTGCCGTTCCTGACCGCGCTGGCCGGCGGCGCCGCCGTCGTCTGCGCGGCGGCCTTCGCGCACCTCGACAGCCCGGTGCTCCTCCTCGGCGCCCTGGTGTACGTCCTGACCTCGGGGTTCGTCGTCGCCCGCCGGATGGGCGGCGCCCTCGACTGGCTGATACCGCCGGTCTTCCGGGCGGCCGAGTACAGCACTGTCCTGATCTTCGCCTTCCGCGCCGACGTACCCGGCGCCCTGCCCGCGGCGTTCGGGCTGGTCGCGGCGGTCGCCTACCATCACTACGACACGGTGTACCGGATCCGCGGCGGCGCCGGAGCCCCGCCCCACTGGCTCGTCCGGCTGCTCGGCGGGCACGAGGGCCGTACGTTCCTGGTCGTCCTCGCCGCCTTCCTCACGCGCGGAAGCGACTTCGCGCCGGTCCTGACGCTGCTCGCCGTCGCCGTGGCGCTGATCGCGCTCACGGAGTCCATCCGGTTCTGGGTGTCCTCCGGAGCCCCCGCCGTACACGACGAAGGAGAAACCGCATGA
- the galE gene encoding UDP-glucose 4-epimerase GalE: MTWLITGGAGYIGAHVARSMAASGERVVVLDDLSTGFAERLPPEIPLVRGSLLDRELLDGTLAGHGVTGVVHLAGKKRVGESVEQPLMYYRENLHGLTVLLEAVVAADVRRFLFSSSAAVYGVPDVELITERTPAVPINPYGETKLAGEWLVRATGRTHAMATGCLRYFNVAGAAQPELSDTGVFNIIPMFFDRISRGEAPLIFGGDYPTPDGTCVRDYIHVADLAEAHLAAARRLADLDAAGEPSDLTVNIGRGEGVSVRELADLVAEVTGDRTPPVIGARRPGDAARAVASVELISEELGWTARRGVREMVESAWAGWRTHRPAARAS; this comes from the coding sequence ATGACGTGGCTGATCACAGGCGGAGCGGGTTATATCGGGGCACATGTGGCGCGGTCGATGGCCGCGTCGGGGGAACGGGTGGTCGTCCTCGATGATCTGTCGACCGGATTCGCGGAGCGGCTGCCGCCGGAGATCCCGCTGGTGCGGGGCTCGCTGCTGGACCGGGAACTCCTCGACGGCACGCTCGCCGGGCACGGGGTCACCGGGGTGGTGCATCTGGCGGGCAAGAAGCGGGTCGGCGAGTCCGTCGAGCAGCCGCTGATGTACTACCGGGAGAATCTGCACGGGCTCACGGTGCTGCTGGAGGCCGTGGTGGCGGCGGATGTCCGGCGCTTCCTCTTCTCCTCGTCGGCGGCCGTGTACGGGGTGCCGGATGTGGAGTTGATCACGGAGCGGACTCCGGCGGTGCCGATCAATCCGTACGGCGAGACCAAGCTCGCGGGCGAGTGGCTGGTGCGGGCGACCGGGCGGACCCACGCGATGGCCACCGGCTGTCTGCGGTACTTCAATGTGGCGGGCGCGGCGCAGCCCGAGCTGTCCGACACCGGGGTGTTCAACATCATTCCGATGTTCTTCGACAGGATCAGCCGGGGCGAGGCCCCGCTGATCTTCGGCGGCGACTACCCGACGCCCGACGGCACCTGTGTCCGCGACTACATCCATGTCGCGGACCTGGCCGAGGCCCATCTCGCCGCCGCGCGCCGGCTGGCCGACCTGGACGCCGCAGGGGAGCCGTCGGACCTCACGGTCAACATCGGCCGGGGCGAGGGCGTCTCGGTGCGCGAGCTGGCCGATCTGGTCGCGGAGGTCACCGGCGACCGTACGCCGCCGGTGATCGGGGCCCGGCGGCCCGGGGACGCGGCGCGGGCGGTCGCCTCGGTCGAGCTGATCTCCGAGGAGCTGGGCTGGACGGCCCGTCGCGGGGTGCGCGAGATGGTCGAGTCGGCCTGGGCGGGCTGGCGGACGCACCGTCCGGCCGCGCGGGCGAGCTGA
- a CDS encoding cation diffusion facilitator family transporter, with product MGAGHNHGHTHGAPPAGTATAAYRGRLRIALSITLSVMVVEIVGGVLSDSLALLADAAHMATDAVGLGMALLAIHFAGRPATAKRTFGYARAEILAALANCLLLLGVGGFLLYEAVDRFITPPETKGGLTIVFALIGMAANLVSLSLLMRGQKESLNVRGAYLEVLADTLGSLAVLVSAGIILATGWQTADPIAGLLIGLMIVPRTLKLLRETLDVLLEAAPKDVDMGEVRAHMLALPGVVDVHDLHVWTITSGMPVLSAHVVVDQESLDVAGHEKMLHDLQGCLGHHFDVEHCTFQLEPGGHAEHEAKLCH from the coding sequence ATGGGGGCAGGGCACAACCACGGACACACGCACGGAGCACCACCGGCGGGGACCGCGACCGCCGCCTACCGGGGCCGGTTGCGGATAGCGCTGTCGATCACGCTGTCCGTGATGGTGGTGGAGATCGTGGGCGGGGTCCTCTCCGACTCGCTCGCCCTGCTCGCCGACGCGGCGCACATGGCGACGGACGCGGTGGGGCTCGGCATGGCCCTGCTGGCCATCCACTTCGCGGGGCGCCCGGCGACGGCGAAGCGCACCTTCGGCTACGCGCGGGCCGAGATCCTCGCCGCGCTGGCCAACTGTCTGCTGCTGCTCGGCGTCGGCGGCTTCCTCCTCTACGAGGCGGTCGACCGTTTCATCACGCCGCCGGAGACCAAGGGCGGGCTGACGATCGTCTTCGCCCTGATCGGTATGGCCGCCAACCTCGTCTCCCTCTCCCTGCTGATGCGCGGGCAGAAGGAGAGCCTCAATGTGCGCGGCGCCTATCTGGAGGTCCTCGCGGACACCCTCGGCTCGCTCGCGGTGCTGGTCTCGGCCGGGATCATCCTGGCCACGGGATGGCAGACCGCCGACCCGATCGCGGGCCTGCTGATCGGCCTCATGATCGTCCCGCGTACGCTCAAGCTGCTCCGGGAGACGCTCGACGTCCTGCTGGAGGCGGCTCCGAAGGACGTGGACATGGGCGAGGTACGGGCACATATGCTGGCGCTGCCCGGGGTGGTGGACGTGCACGACCTGCACGTCTGGACGATCACCTCGGGGATGCCGGTGCTCTCCGCGCACGTGGTGGTCGACCAGGAGTCCCTGGATGTGGCGGGGCACGAGAAGATGCTGCACGACCTGCAAGGATGCCTCGGCCACCACTTCGACGTCGAGCACTGCACCTTCCAGCTGGAGCCGGGTGGGCACGCGGAGCACGAGGCGAAGCTCTGCCACTGA
- the idi gene encoding isopentenyl-diphosphate Delta-isomerase — MPTTPVTTANSSSNGAQETIMLELVDEHGNTIGTAEKLSAHQPPGRLHRAFSVFLFDEQGRLLIQRRALGKYHSPGVWSNTCCGHPYPGEAPFAAAARRTHEELGISPSLLAEAGTVRYNHPDPESGLVEQEYNHLFVGLAQSSPLPDPEEVGETAFVTPAELTERHRAAPFSAWFMTVLDAARPAVRELTGSAGGW; from the coding sequence ATGCCGACCACACCAGTCACTACGGCGAACAGCTCGTCGAACGGCGCACAAGAAACGATCATGCTGGAGCTGGTCGACGAGCACGGCAACACCATCGGCACCGCCGAGAAGCTCAGCGCCCACCAGCCGCCCGGCCGGCTGCACCGGGCGTTCTCCGTCTTCCTCTTCGACGAGCAGGGCCGGCTGCTGATCCAGCGCCGCGCGCTGGGCAAGTACCACTCCCCCGGCGTCTGGTCGAACACCTGCTGCGGGCACCCGTACCCCGGCGAGGCGCCGTTCGCGGCGGCGGCCCGCCGCACCCACGAGGAGCTGGGCATCTCGCCCTCGCTGCTCGCCGAGGCGGGCACGGTGCGCTACAACCACCCCGACCCGGAGTCCGGACTCGTCGAGCAGGAGTACAACCACCTCTTCGTCGGGCTGGCGCAGTCCTCGCCGCTCCCCGACCCGGAGGAGGTCGGCGAGACCGCGTTCGTCACCCCGGCCGAGCTGACCGAGCGGCACCGCGCGGCGCCGTTCTCCGCGTGGTTCATGACCGTGCTGGACGCGGCGCGCCCGGCGGTCAGGGAGCTCACAGGCTCTGCCGGGGGCTGGTGA